The proteins below come from a single Panicum hallii strain FIL2 chromosome 7, PHallii_v3.1, whole genome shotgun sequence genomic window:
- the LOC112900244 gene encoding coatomer subunit epsilon-2-like isoform X1, with the protein MASPDHLFGLRNSFYIGAYHAAITSSQSVPAHALSPDELVERDAILYRSYIAIGSHQLVVGEIGPCAATALQAVKLLAVYLSGDSGNRESAVSRLRELLSDAAIGSNPILRLMAGTIFMHERDYAEALKHTHSGGNMELLALNVQIYLQMHRADHAEKQLRVMQQLDEDHTLTQLASAWVDLVMGGSKVQEAHLIFQDLSEKYPPTCTILNGKALCSMHMGNFEDAEGLLLESLNKDAKDAETLANLTVCSLNLGKPATRYLNQLKLVNPEHTLVKRMSSAADSFDRACQAMA; encoded by the exons ATGGCGTCGCCGGACCACCTCTTCGGCCTCCGCAACAGCTTCTACATCGGCGCGTACCACGCCGCCATCACCAGCAGCCAGTCCGTCCCCGCGCACGCGCTCTCCCCCGACGAGCTCGTCGAGCGCGACGCCATACTCTACCGCTCCTACATCGCCATCGGCTCCCACCAG CTGGTGGTCGGCGAGATCGGGCCCTGCGCCGCCACGGCGCTCCAGGCCGTCAAGCTCCTCGCGGTGTACCTCTCCGGCGACTCCGGGAACAGG GAATCGGCAGTCTCCAGGCTTCGTGAGCTCCTGTCAGATGCGGCGATCGGGAGCAATCCGATCCTCCGGTTGATGGCCGGCACCATCTTCATGCACGAACGCGATTACGCCGAGGCTCTCAAGCACACCCACTCTGGTGGGAACATGGAACT GCTTGCTCTGAATGTTCAGATATACCTCCAAATGCACAGGGCAGACCACGCAGAGAAGCAACTCAGGGTCATGCAGCAGCTGGACGAAGACCACACGCTGACGCAGCTCGCTAGTGCATGGGTCGACCTTGTCATG GGTGGATCCAAGGTCCAAGAAGCGCACCTCATCTTCCAAGACTTGTCTGAGAAGTACCCGCCGACCTGCACGATCCTTAACGGGAAAGCCCTGTGCTCGATGCACATGGGCAACTTCGAAGACGCGGAGGGCTTGCTGCTGGAGTCACTGAACAAG GACGCCAAGGATGCTGAAACTCTCGCGAACCTCACGGTGTGCAGCCTGAATCTGGGAAAACCTGCAACGCGATACCTCAA CCAGTTGAAGCTAGTAAACCCGGAGCACACGCTGGTGAAGCGAATGTCCTCCGCCGCCGACAGTTTCGACAGAGCCTGCCAAGCGATGGCATGA
- the LOC112899974 gene encoding putative chloride channel-like protein CLC-g, whose protein sequence is MAPRDPKDGGGAGGGGGGAAEPEADIEAPLLASSGSSFFLDPAGEDGDEEQRRRRRRFLLGSHTQSNTTSQVALVGSDVCPIQSLDYELIENDVFKQDWRARGRGHILRYVALKWVLCFLVGALAAAAGFVANLGVENVAGAKFVVTSNLMLDGKHGSAFAVFLASNFALTMLAAVLTVFVAPAAAGSGIPEVKAYLNGVDAPNIFSLKTLIVKVVGCIAAVSSSLHVGKAGPLVHTGACIASILGQGGSRKYHMTCKWLRYFKNDRDRRDLVTCGSAAGIAAAFRAPVGGVLFALETVSSWWRSALLWRAFFTTAMVAVVLRALIDFCKSGKCGLFGKGGLIMFDVTADYVTYHLVDLPSVITLGVFGGILGSLYNFFLDKVLRLYNLINEKGKTYKLLLAATVTVCTSCCLFGLPWIASCKPCPTDTEEACPSIGRSGNFKKFQCGMNEYNDLASLFFNTNDDTIRNLYSAGNDDEFHISSILVFFAASYFLGIFSYGLALPSGLFVPVILTGAAYGRLVAMLIGSQSTLDHGLFAVLGSAALLGGSMRMTVSVCVVILELTNNLLMLPLVMLVLLISKVVADAFNANVYDLLVRLKGFPHLEGYAEPYMRQLSVSDVVTGPLQTFSGIEKVGQIVHVLKTTGHNGFPVVDEPPFSDSPTLYGLILRDHLLVLLRKKDFIGSCTASTLNASKHFTHDEFAKRGSGKQDRIENIELSAEELEMFVDLHPFTNTSPYTVLETMSLAKALILFREVGLRHLLVLPKSSKGAPVVGILTRHDFMPEHILGLHPFLFKTRWKKVRLGKLNVTNIL, encoded by the exons ATGGCTCCGAGGGACCCCAAGGACGGAGGAGGCgccgggggaggcggcggcggcgcggcggaacCGGAGGCCGACATCGAGGCCCCGCTGCTCGCCTCCTCGGGCTCGTCCTTCTTCCTGGACCCGGCGGGCgaggacggcgacgaggagcaGCGCCGCCGGCGGAGGCGGTTCCTCCTCGGCAGCCACACGCAGTCCAACACCACCTCCCAGGTCGCGCTCGTCGGCTCCGACGTCTGCCCCATCCAGAGCCTCGACTACGA GTTGATCGAGAACGACGTCTTCAAGCAGGACTGGAGGGCGCGGGGCCGGGGCCACATCCTGCGCTACGTGGCGCTCAAGTGGGTCCTCTGCTTTCTCGTCggggcgctcgccgccgccgccggcttcgTCGCCAACCTCGGCGTCGAGAACGTCGCCGGCGCCAAGTTCGTCGTCACCTCCAACCTCATGCTCGACGGCAA ACACGGGTCGGCGTTTGCGGTGTTCCTGGCGTCCAACTTTGCGCTCACCATGTTAGCGGCGGTGCTGACGGTGTTtgtggcgccggcggccgccggaTCAGGCATCCCGGAGGTCAAGGCCTACTTGAACGGCGTTGACGCCCCCAATATATTCTCTCTGAAAACTCTGATAGTGAAG GTTGTGGGATGCATTGCTGCAGTATCATCATCACTGCATGtgggaaaagctggtccactggtacACACAGGTGCATGCATTGCATCAATACTTGGACAAGGTGGGTCACGTAAATATCACATGACATGTAAATGGCTAAGGTACTTCAAGAATGATAGGGATCGGAGGGACCTTGTTACTTGTGGTTCTGCTGCTGGTATTGCCGCTGCTTTCCGGGCACCGGTTGGTGGAGTCCTTTTTGCCCTGGAAACAGTATCTTCATG GTGGAGGAGTGCCTTACTATGGCGAGCCTTTTTCACAACAGCAATGGTCGCTGTTGTCCTTAGGGCATTGATAGATTTCTGTAAAAGTGGCAAGTGTGGCTTATTTGGGAAAGGTGGCCTTATAATGTTTGATGTGACAGCAGATTATGTCACCTACCATTTGGTCGATTTACCTTCAGTAATCACTCTAGGGGTTTTTGGAGGAATACTGGGGAGTCTGTACAACTTTTTCCTGGACAAGGTTCTCCGTCTCTACAACCTTATCAACGA GAAAGGGAAAACATACAAATTGCTCCTGGCTGCAACCGTCACTGTTTGTACATCCTGTTGTCTCTTTGGTTTGCCATGGATTGCGTCTTGCAAACCTTGTCCAACTGATACAGAAGAAGCTTGCCCATCAATAGGGAGATCTGGTAATTTCAAGAAGTTTCAGTGTGGAATGAATGAATACAATGACCTGGCTAGCCTGTTCTTCAACACCAATGATGACACTATTAGAAACCTTTACAGCGCCGGCAATGATGATGAATTTCACATCTCTTCAATACTTGTGTTCTTTGCTGCATCATATTTTCTTGGCATTTTCAGCTATGGCCTTGCTCTACCATCTGGTCTTTTTGTGCCTGTTATTTTAACTGGTGCAGCTTATGGCCGTCTGGTAGCCATGTTGATTGGGTCACAATCAACTTTGGATCATGGTCTTTTTGCAGTTCTTGGCTCTGCTGCTCTTCTAGGTGGATCGATGAGAATGACAGTCTCAGTTTGTGTTGTTATCCTAGAACTGACTAATAATCTTCTTATGCTTCCTCTGGTTATGCTTGTCCTTCTGATATCAAAGGTGGTGGCAGACGCTTTCAATGCAAATGTCTATGATTTGCTTGTTAGATTGAAAGGGTTTCCTCATCTTGAAGGATATGCTGAACCCTACATGAGGCAATTGTCAGTCAGTGATGTTGTAACTGGTCCTCTACAAACATTCAGTGGTATAGAGAAGGTTGGCCAAATAGTGCATGTCTTGAAGACAACAGGTCATAATGGTTTCCCTGTAGTTGATGAGCCACCATTTTCAGATAGTCCAACGTTATATGGTCTAATTCTTCGAGACCACCTGCTTGTTCTATTGAGAAAGAAGGATTTCATCGGTAGCTGCACGGCTTCTACACTGAATGCTTCAAAACATTTCACACATGATGAGTTTGCTAAACGTGGATCAGGAAAACAAGACAGGATTGAGAACATTGAATTAAGTGCAGAAGAATTGGAAATGTTTGTAGACCTGCATCCGTTCACAAATACATCTCCTTATACTGTCCTTGAGACTATGTCTTTGGCTAAGGCTCTTATACTTTTCCGTGAAGTTGGATTGAGACATCTTTTGGTTCTGCCAAAATCCTCTAAG GGGGCACCTGTTGTTGGCATACTGACAAGGCACGATTTCATGCCTGAACATATACTGGGTCTTCATCCTTTCCTCTTCAAGACCAGATGGAAGAAAGTGCGACTTGGCAAGTTAAATGTCACCAACATATTATGA
- the LOC112900244 gene encoding coatomer subunit epsilon-2-like isoform X2, which translates to MASPDHLFGLRNSFYIGAYHAAITSSQSVPAHALSPDELVERDAILYRSYIAIGSHQESAVSRLRELLSDAAIGSNPILRLMAGTIFMHERDYAEALKHTHSGGNMELLALNVQIYLQMHRADHAEKQLRVMQQLDEDHTLTQLASAWVDLVMGGSKVQEAHLIFQDLSEKYPPTCTILNGKALCSMHMGNFEDAEGLLLESLNKDAKDAETLANLTVCSLNLGKPATRYLNQLKLVNPEHTLVKRMSSAADSFDRACQAMA; encoded by the exons ATGGCGTCGCCGGACCACCTCTTCGGCCTCCGCAACAGCTTCTACATCGGCGCGTACCACGCCGCCATCACCAGCAGCCAGTCCGTCCCCGCGCACGCGCTCTCCCCCGACGAGCTCGTCGAGCGCGACGCCATACTCTACCGCTCCTACATCGCCATCGGCTCCCACCAG GAATCGGCAGTCTCCAGGCTTCGTGAGCTCCTGTCAGATGCGGCGATCGGGAGCAATCCGATCCTCCGGTTGATGGCCGGCACCATCTTCATGCACGAACGCGATTACGCCGAGGCTCTCAAGCACACCCACTCTGGTGGGAACATGGAACT GCTTGCTCTGAATGTTCAGATATACCTCCAAATGCACAGGGCAGACCACGCAGAGAAGCAACTCAGGGTCATGCAGCAGCTGGACGAAGACCACACGCTGACGCAGCTCGCTAGTGCATGGGTCGACCTTGTCATG GGTGGATCCAAGGTCCAAGAAGCGCACCTCATCTTCCAAGACTTGTCTGAGAAGTACCCGCCGACCTGCACGATCCTTAACGGGAAAGCCCTGTGCTCGATGCACATGGGCAACTTCGAAGACGCGGAGGGCTTGCTGCTGGAGTCACTGAACAAG GACGCCAAGGATGCTGAAACTCTCGCGAACCTCACGGTGTGCAGCCTGAATCTGGGAAAACCTGCAACGCGATACCTCAA CCAGTTGAAGCTAGTAAACCCGGAGCACACGCTGGTGAAGCGAATGTCCTCCGCCGCCGACAGTTTCGACAGAGCCTGCCAAGCGATGGCATGA
- the LOC112901015 gene encoding synaptotagmin-5-like: MGFWVGMVLGIAAGVAIIVGFARSENSRAARRRQLAATVASFSKMTIEDSRKLLPSDLYPSWVVFSAQQKLKWLNQELTKIWPFVNEAASELIKTSVEPVLEQYRPIIIASLKFSKLTLGTVAPQFTGISIIENTQESGIVMELEMNWDANPSIILDVKTRLGVALPIQVKDIGFTGIFRLIFKPLVEELPCFGAVCFSLRKKKKLDFRLKVIGGEISAIPGISDALEDTIKNAIEDSITWPVRKVIPIIPGDYSDLELKPVGTLEVKLVQARDLTNKDLIGKSDPFAIVYVRPLPDKMKRSKTINNDLNPIWNEHFEFIVEDASTQTVTVKIYDDDGIQESDLIGCAQVRLQDLQPGKVKDVWLKLVKDLEIQRDRKDRGQVHLELLYCPFDMKDEAPNPFAPQFSMTSLEKTMTSMENGSGGSSFDMMSSSRKKKEIIMRGVLSVTVISGEDLPAMDMNGKSDPYVVLSLKKTKTKYKTRVVNESLNPVWNQTFDFVVEDGLHDMLILEVYDHDTFRRDYMGRCILTLTKVMLEEEYEESFNLEGAKSGKLNLHLKWSPQPIMRDTREEDRFR, encoded by the exons ATGGGGTTCTGGGTGGGGATGGTGCTGGGGATTGCGGCGGGCGTCGCCATCATCGTCGGCTTCGCCCGCTCCGAGAactcccgcgccgcccggcgccgACAGCTT GCTGCTACTGTTGCTAGTTTTTCAAAAATGACAATCGAGGATTCGCGAAAGTTACTCCCATCTGATCTGTACCCTTCGTGGGTTGTTTTCTCAGCGCAGCAAAAG TTAAAATGGCTTAATCAAGAGTTGACAAAGATTTGGCCGTTTGTAAATGAG GCTGCATCAGAACTGATCAAAACCTCTGTAGAGCCTGTTCTTGAGCAATATAGGCCAATAATCATAGCCTCCCTGAAGTTCTCAAAACTCACTCTTGGAACTGTTGCACCACAGTTTACCG GTATTTCCATCATTGAGAATACTCAGGAATCAGGTATTGTCATGGAGCTAGAGATGAATTGGGATGCCAATCCAAGTATCATACTTGATGTAAAAACTAGACTTGGTGTGGCACTTCCAATACAG GTGAAGGACATTGGCTTTACAGGAATTTTTCGCTTGATTTTCAAACCACTTGTTGAAGAGCTACCTTGCTTTGGAGCTGTTTGCTTTTCTCTACGAAAGAAG AAAAAGCTGGATTTCAGACTGAAGGTCATTGGTGGTGAAATTTCTGCTATACCTGGAATTTCAGATGCTCTTGAG GACACTATAAAAAATGCTATTGAAGATTCAATAACATGGCCAGTAAGGAAAGTCATTCCTATAATACCTGGGGACTACAG TGATTTGGAACTGAAGCCTGTTGGTACATTGGAAGTCAAACTGGTGCAAGCAAGAGATTTGACAAACAAAGATCTGATAGGAAAATCAGATCCTTTTGCCATTGTATATGTCCGCCCATTGCCAGACAAAATGAAGAGAAGTAAAACAATT AACAATGATCTTAACCCTATCTGGAATGAACACTTCGAGTTTATTGTTGAAGATGCCAGTACTCAAACTGTAACGGTGAAGATTTATGATGACGATGGTATTCAGGAATCTGATCTGATTGGCTGTGCTCAAGTCAGGCTACAGGATCTACAACCAGGGAAAGTGAAGGATGTCTGGTTGAAGCTTGTAAAAGATCTGGAGATTCAAAGGGACAGGAAAGACAGGGGCCAG GTGCATCTTGAGCTGCTCTACTGTCCATTTGACATGAAGGATGAAGCTCCAAATCCTTTCGCACCACAGTTTTCTATGACTTCCTTGGAGAAGACAATGACGAGTATGGAAAACGGATCAGGAGGATCTAGTTTTGATATGATGTCTTCATcaaggaagaaaaaggaaattATCATGCGGGGGGTTCTGTCAGTAACTGTGATATCCGGGGAGGATTTGCCGGCAATGGATATGAACGGAAAGTCCGACCCATATGTTGTACTTTCTCTCAAGAAGACAAAAACAAAGTACAAGACAAGG GTTGTGAATGAAAGCTTGAACCCAGTCTGGAACCAGACTTTCGACTTTGTTGTTGAAGATGGCTTACATGATATGCTTATATTGGAAGTATATGATCATGACACATTCCGGAGA GATTACATGGGGCGGTGCATCCTGACCTTGACAAAAGTCATGTTGGAAGAAGAGTATGAGGAAAGCTTCAACCTGGAGGGGGCAAAGAGCGGGAAGCTGAACTTGCATCTGAAGTGGTCGCCACAACCAATCATGCGTGATACACGGGAAGAGGACAGGTTCAGATAA